Proteins encoded in a region of the Pieris napi chromosome 5, ilPieNapi1.2, whole genome shotgun sequence genome:
- the LOC125049819 gene encoding scavenger receptor class B member 1-like isoform X1, whose translation MTNKKKPNNIMCQESMSTGKRVTFVVIGLFLIVIAIVSFLIDPVHIIMRYKTRISKDSMLYDVLQKPNLPGAYVQAYLFNITNADLFLAGIDTKLKVEEVGPFTYQEYRTNADFELDEELGVMRYSPKLFPRFVPEKSVADPKDVHLTLPNIAMLAIASMVSKSAFLTRVGFNMLAKQLESEPILRISAHEFLWGFDEPLINFGHKVMPGVIKFEKMGLLDRLYDIDDFRFEVGSTNQDKFKIKTYNGEAGLTQLGYDVKPSRCNTFVDAYEGIIYPPDLTEDTPLRLYRNVFCRIFNLQYRDTRTMDFGPEVFRYSFSDDSYSNNTDNICLCKNEDCVNGVSDISPCFFGLSFVLSNAHFLNADPVLYERIEGIEPDEELHGSDVLIDPKLGAVMATKLTLQLNVQVANVNFNQATSPFSDMIIPAAYFKIEQEDLDEKRKSNLWLIYGILPHVMHTAEALFFIIGFVLLAVVFKSFLPPLHMEKIHLRDFTQAQPLFDDKYRKDIKLASNLT comes from the exons AAAACAAGAATAAGTAAAGACTCGATGCTCTACGATGTACTGCAGAAGCCAAATCTTCCAGGGGCATACGTGCAGGCTTACCTCTTCAATATCACTAACGCTGATCTGTTTCTAGCGGGAATCGATACTAAGTTGAAGGTTGAAGAAGTCGGACCATTTACATACCA ggAATATCGTACAAATGCTGATTTCGAGTTGGATGAAGAACTGGGAGTAATGAGGTACTCTCCAAAGCTCTTTCCTCGATTTGTTCCGGAGAAGTCAGTGGCGGATCCGAAAGACGTACACCTCACCCTTCCAAACATTGCCATGTTG GCTATAGCATCAATGGTGTCCAAATCTGCATTTTTAACGCGAGTTGGGTTCAATATGCTTGCCAAACAACTGGAGTCCGAACCAATTCTGAGGATATCTGCTCATGAGTTCCTGTGGGGTTTTGATGAACCCCTAATCAACTTTGGTCATAAGGTCATGCCTGGTGTCATCAAATTCGAGAAAATGGGATTATTAGATAGA cTGTATGACATCGACGACTTTAGGTTTGAAGTGGGATCAACAAATCaagataaattcaaaattaaaacctATAATGGTGAAGCTGGACTTACCCAACTCGGCTATGATGTCAAACC GTCCCGCTGTAACACCTTCGTAGATGCATATGAGGGTATCATATACCCACCAGACCTCACGGAAGACACACCGCTACGTTTGTACCGCAACGTGTTTTGCCGGATCTTCAACCTTCAATATCGAGACACCAGGACCATGGACTTTGGCCCAGAGGTCTTCCGCTATTCCTTCAGTGACGATTCCTACTCAAATAATACAGATAACATATGTCTTTGCAAGAATGAGGACTGTGTTAATGGCGTCTCCGATATATCACCATGTTTCTTCG GTCTAAGTTTTGTGCTGTCAAACGCGCATTTTTTGAACGCCGACCCCGTACTTTACGAGCGGATTGAGGGCATAGAACCTGACGAGGAACTTCATGGCAGTGATGTGCTGATCGATCCG AAACTTGGCGCAGTCATGGCTACTAAATTAACATTACAATTGAACGTGCAAGTTGCGAATGTTAACTTCAACCAAGCTACGAGCCCCTTCTCAGACATGATAATACCTGCAGCGTATTTCAAAATC GAACAAGAAGATCTAGATGAGAAACGCAAAAGCAACCTGTGGCTTATCTACGGTATTTTGCCTCATGTAATGCACACCGCAGAGGCTCTCTTTTTTATCATAGGCTTTGTTCTACTAGCAGTTGTTTTTAAATCCTTTCTACCTCCGTTACACATGGAAAAAATACATTTGCGCGATTTTACGCAAGCACAACCTCTTTTCGATGATAAGTACagaaaagatattaaattagCTAGTAATTTAACATAG
- the LOC125049819 gene encoding scavenger receptor class B member 1-like isoform X2: MLYDVLQKPNLPGAYVQAYLFNITNADLFLAGIDTKLKVEEVGPFTYQEYRTNADFELDEELGVMRYSPKLFPRFVPEKSVADPKDVHLTLPNIAMLAIASMVSKSAFLTRVGFNMLAKQLESEPILRISAHEFLWGFDEPLINFGHKVMPGVIKFEKMGLLDRLYDIDDFRFEVGSTNQDKFKIKTYNGEAGLTQLGYDVKPSRCNTFVDAYEGIIYPPDLTEDTPLRLYRNVFCRIFNLQYRDTRTMDFGPEVFRYSFSDDSYSNNTDNICLCKNEDCVNGVSDISPCFFGLSFVLSNAHFLNADPVLYERIEGIEPDEELHGSDVLIDPKLGAVMATKLTLQLNVQVANVNFNQATSPFSDMIIPAAYFKIEQEDLDEKRKSNLWLIYGILPHVMHTAEALFFIIGFVLLAVVFKSFLPPLHMEKIHLRDFTQAQPLFDDKYRKDIKLASNLT, encoded by the exons ATGCTCTACGATGTACTGCAGAAGCCAAATCTTCCAGGGGCATACGTGCAGGCTTACCTCTTCAATATCACTAACGCTGATCTGTTTCTAGCGGGAATCGATACTAAGTTGAAGGTTGAAGAAGTCGGACCATTTACATACCA ggAATATCGTACAAATGCTGATTTCGAGTTGGATGAAGAACTGGGAGTAATGAGGTACTCTCCAAAGCTCTTTCCTCGATTTGTTCCGGAGAAGTCAGTGGCGGATCCGAAAGACGTACACCTCACCCTTCCAAACATTGCCATGTTG GCTATAGCATCAATGGTGTCCAAATCTGCATTTTTAACGCGAGTTGGGTTCAATATGCTTGCCAAACAACTGGAGTCCGAACCAATTCTGAGGATATCTGCTCATGAGTTCCTGTGGGGTTTTGATGAACCCCTAATCAACTTTGGTCATAAGGTCATGCCTGGTGTCATCAAATTCGAGAAAATGGGATTATTAGATAGA cTGTATGACATCGACGACTTTAGGTTTGAAGTGGGATCAACAAATCaagataaattcaaaattaaaacctATAATGGTGAAGCTGGACTTACCCAACTCGGCTATGATGTCAAACC GTCCCGCTGTAACACCTTCGTAGATGCATATGAGGGTATCATATACCCACCAGACCTCACGGAAGACACACCGCTACGTTTGTACCGCAACGTGTTTTGCCGGATCTTCAACCTTCAATATCGAGACACCAGGACCATGGACTTTGGCCCAGAGGTCTTCCGCTATTCCTTCAGTGACGATTCCTACTCAAATAATACAGATAACATATGTCTTTGCAAGAATGAGGACTGTGTTAATGGCGTCTCCGATATATCACCATGTTTCTTCG GTCTAAGTTTTGTGCTGTCAAACGCGCATTTTTTGAACGCCGACCCCGTACTTTACGAGCGGATTGAGGGCATAGAACCTGACGAGGAACTTCATGGCAGTGATGTGCTGATCGATCCG AAACTTGGCGCAGTCATGGCTACTAAATTAACATTACAATTGAACGTGCAAGTTGCGAATGTTAACTTCAACCAAGCTACGAGCCCCTTCTCAGACATGATAATACCTGCAGCGTATTTCAAAATC GAACAAGAAGATCTAGATGAGAAACGCAAAAGCAACCTGTGGCTTATCTACGGTATTTTGCCTCATGTAATGCACACCGCAGAGGCTCTCTTTTTTATCATAGGCTTTGTTCTACTAGCAGTTGTTTTTAAATCCTTTCTACCTCCGTTACACATGGAAAAAATACATTTGCGCGATTTTACGCAAGCACAACCTCTTTTCGATGATAAGTACagaaaagatattaaattagCTAGTAATTTAACATAG
- the LOC125049763 gene encoding pollen-specific leucine-rich repeat extensin-like protein 1, with translation MHFGLNKWTIIFLIASIRRANVQMAYPFYMPPPPPPIIAMPPPMPIPIFAIEIPEQTTKTTTTTTERSVAIAIPVPVPMPVQVAVPAYGPSYCVASPRPKGCPPCPPCLCMPQCTPAFFSYCSPCHQKCRCRSPGEAPVPLPPIAPMPVPGPAYPMPAAPPVMVVPMPPIIQSRPRRRRPRPRSCSEESSEETSDSSDCDSRRSRKFKRRRLNMLRKRDSSDSDREVVRPVLTYVSNNGDVRYEKKISNIEADQLLGRDDGRRYQTMNVITREDAANKQQVVVMSDDGPRRYKQVMLRNGVASHVLSSGKKELVFQPPDNKRISNLSVSFQIA, from the exons ATGCATTTT GGCTTAAATAAATGGACCATTATTTTTCTGATCGCATCAATCAGAAGAGCCAACGTACAAATGGCGTATCCCTTCTATATGCCGCCTCCTCCACCGCCCATAATTGCCATGCCACCACCCATGCCTATCCCAATCTTCGCCATCGAAATACCAGAGCAAACTACCAAAACTACTACAACAACTACAGAAAGAAGTGTGGCTATAGCAATACCAGTTCCTGTGCCCATGCCAGTCCAAGTTGCCGTACCAGCTTATGGTCCCTCATATTGTGTAGCTTCCCCACGCCCGAAAGGCTGTCCACCATGTCCGCCGTGTCTGTGCATGCCTCAGTGCACTCCAGCATTCTTTTCCTACTGCTCACCGTGTCATCAAAAATGCCGATGTCGCAGCCCGGGTGAGGCACCCGTGCCTTTACCACCAATAGCACCAATGCCTGTACCTGGACCAGCGTATCCTATGCCTGCAGCACCGCCAGTAATGGTTGTTCCGATGCCTCCGATTATACAATCAAGGCCGAGACGTCGGAGGCCAAGGCCAAGATCATGCAGTGAAGAGAGCAGCGAAGAGACGAGCGACTCAAGCGACTGTGACTCCAGGCGGAGCAGGAAATTCAAACGACGAAGACTCAACATGTTAAGAAAGCGAGATAGTTCAGATAGCGACCGTGAAGTTGTTAGACCCGTGCTGACATACGTTTCCAATAACGGGGATGTCAGATATGAGAAGAAAATAAGCAACATCGAGGCCGATCAGCTTCTGGGTAGAGATGACGGAAGGCGGTACCAGACAATGAATGTAATTACCAGAGAGGATGCAGCGAACAAACAGCAAGTTGTGGTAATGTCGGATGATGGTCCTCGGAGATATAAGCAGGTGATGTTGCGGAATGGAGTGGCGAGTCATGTTCTTAGCAGTGGGAAAAAGGAATTGGTGTTTCAGCCTCCGGACAATAAGAGAATTAGCAATTTATCAGTTTCGTTCCAAATAGCATAg
- the LOC125049770 gene encoding YLP motif-containing protein 1-like — MRCLYCTPLLLYLSYTAAKEPELPLCPTNIQYFPQNLPMHCRMPTAADVQNNQIPSMPPFPPPFYQTPPPGADAEPIPIPVPPGIPGMPPGMIGPMPIPGGMPMPGSMPIPMPMPGQPGPAHKLPVIVMPFYSPDNSFKKPQPNPRRPHPRKKFRFRKRPKTRYFSDTDSSSETDTSSNDITDTSESDGWWNGRRNRKPRSNKRHREKRRRHQRQELLTPVLQYVTKDGYVIFEKKISKGEAKDWLKVKNDEIEATKPPKQEIDEFEDEPVEVKPDKEIEKVEVKTERNSQKHKKKKFRHSKKAEE, encoded by the coding sequence ATGCGGTGTCTTTATTGTACTCCTCTTCTTTTATATCTATCATATACTGCTGCAAAGGAACCTGAGCTTCCACTATGCCCgacaaatatacaatatttccCTCAGAATCTTCCAATGCATTGCCGGATGCCAACTGCTGCAGATGTACAGAATAATCAAATTCCCTCTATGCCACCTTTTCCACCTCCGTTTTATCAAACCCCTCCACCGGGAGCAGATGCAGAACCAATACCCATACCAGTACCGCCAGGAATACCAGGAATGCCGCCTGGAATGATTGGGCCGATGCCCATACCAGGAGGCATGCCGATGCCTGGAAGTATGCCGATACCTATGCCAATGCCAGGACAACCGGGGCCAGCTCACAAACTACCAGTAATAGTTATGCCTTTCTATTCACCAGACAACTCTTTCAAAAAGCCACAACCAAACCCTAGAAGACCGCATCCAAGAAAAAAGTTTCGTTTTCGTAAACGACCAAAAACACGATATTTTTCTGATACGGATTCGAGTTCGGAAACTGACACATCGTCCAATGACATCACTGACACGTCCGAAAGTGACGGATGGTGGAACGGAAGACGAAACCGGAAACCTCGATCCAATAAACGTCATAGAGAAAAGAGAAGGAGACATCAAAGACAAGAGTTACTGACCCCTGTATTGCAGTATGTCACTAAAGATGGTTACGTAATATTTGAGAAGAAGATAAGCAAAGGCGAGGCAAAGGATTGGTTAAAGGTTAAAAATGATGAAATTGAAGCAACAAAACCTCCAAAACAAGAAATAGACGAGTTTGAAGATGAACCCGTTGAAGTAAAGCCTGATAAAGAAATAGAAAAGGTGGAAGTGAAAACGGAAAGAAACTCTCAAAAACAcaaaaagaagaaatttaGACATTCAAAAAAAGCTGAAGAATAA